The Oncorhynchus mykiss isolate Arlee chromosome Y, USDA_OmykA_1.1, whole genome shotgun sequence genomic sequence AGAGGTTTATAAGGATTGGCTGTTCAAGGTTCAAAGGTTAGACGTTAGCTCAAAGCAGACAGGCAGACCCACCTCCTTTTAGAGTGGTAGGCTGCGTTCAGAGTTGACTGACTGGAAGAGAAGATGGCAGTCAAAGTTTACAAAACACATATAaatctcactctttctttctctcttgggATACATACTTGCCATGGTTCAGGATGACAGTACAGTTGGGCCAGCAGTCGTGGTTGACCAGACACAGGTTAGGGAACAGACCCACTCCCACCGCCTGCAGACCCCTCTGGTCACTCAGAGTAAAGCCATTACACTTGATCtacagatggatggagggagagggaccgATGGAATGAGAATGCCAGAAACAAAGTGGATAGAGAGcgaatgatagagggagagaccaAGGTTAATGATGACAATACCTCACAGTACATAGTAAAATAACACATACTATAGTCATAATAGATTAACCAGTGATCTTGTATGTACTGTGCCAAAGTTTGAAATAACTGGATGGTAAGATGACTAATTCAGTGATACGTACTATGCCAAAGATGTGTGAGATGTACTCCTTGCCATGCCTGGTTTTGGGACAGTAGTCCAGGAAGTTTTGCATGTCGATCTTGAGCTCTTTGAAGTCCTCAGCGAGCATGTCGGCCACGTGGTCCTCCAGCTGGTCCACAGAAGTCAGCTGGCCGTCCGACACAATGCCTGTGTCCTTCTGTATGCGCCACAGCACACGGGCAGTAAGActggagaggaacagggagagttACCATTAATTAGCATTATAGGGTTATATTAACTTGCCAAGGCATTGACAACAACCCACCCCAGTATTtcttcccctttccctccattctcctcctacTCACattttcctcctccacctcctctcttctttaactctcccattctcctctccctcccttcacgcTCTCCCTCCTTGCCTCCTTACCGTACATTCTCATTAGGGGCCTTTTCGTACTTCTTGATGGCGGCACACTCCTGCTTGTGCTCATCCCAGCATGCAGTCTGGCAGGTTCGGTCACAGTAGTGGGCGAATTTACACTGGGCGCAGCGGTGCAGGTTGGCCTGGCGACGGAAGCAGCTATGGCACACCTGCTGAGACAGACTGGAGGGAGGGTAAGGGAGGTCATGGGTTAGAGGTCATGATTTCTTATGGGGTTGCCCAGCCCCCTGGCACTCTTGTAGTCAAACTCTGTTGCAGTCTCATGCTCCCTCCTATCCTTGGTACTTTAACTATCATATTCATATGGATCTAGATATGAACAAAGCAAGGCAATAACCAGTGGATCATATCAGGGACTGATAATGGAGTGGATTTATTTAGCTAGCTATTTTCACTGTGGTGCGTCTCAAAGACAGTGATTGTTCCCATTTGAAACGGGGGTTGATTAGATGGCCGTGGTTGTGTGAGAAGCCAGCAGGTTGGAGAGACAAATACCAGGGATATGTTGGTGTGCTGAAGAGTAGGCTTTTAGGGATGAATGATGAGCTCTCATCAAACTGAGTAGGGAGCCATTTCTGTACCTTATCAGTATGACCTTTTCTGTGTCGGCATTTAAATCTCTAAGTCCGTTACTCCTTACCTCATATTTCGTCTTTCCTTTTTTTCTATAGGTCTTTCCTGGCTATCCTCTTGTTTCCCCTCACCCTTTTTCAGTGTCATCATACATATCCCAAAAATATTGGCTCGTATTACTTGTGTGCTATATTTACATAATGGGCTATTCTGAGATGACACTACGGAAACATGATGACATTCTCCACACACCTTCCACacgtctctctctacttcatctttctctcctctctctctctctaaaactctGTTTGTACTTCATCTGAGAATGTTTCCACTGTCATTCCATGTACTTGTCAAGCTCCACCATTATATCACTGctggtgtatatatatttatttatgtgGGGTTCAGTGGCTAAGCTATTAGCCTCATCCATAGCTGGGAGGACATTAGCTATTTATGGTGAAAGGTCTTGGTCTACTAGTCATATGAGAACTAGCCTATATTTCTGTCGCCTTATTATAAAGTAAGGCCCTTAGTTGTTCAATAAACTAACTGAGTACATGATTTACTCTACCTATGACAGTTGAACatcaagcacacatcaaaatatttAAACAATGTGGACAACAACAAAGTTACCTTAAAACAATGCATACTGTAATTATCTTTATGATTGTGCCTGTAGTTTCATAGTTTTCAATTGAAACAGGCCCCAGCTGCCTAGGGGCCCCCACTTTATACAGCCTATATATTGAATAAATTACTAAAATTAAAAACTTACatgaaatacatattttccattATTGGATAAACATAATCATAGCAACTAATGTCTGTGGAAAAATGTGCCCTTTGGGGGCAGGGGGTGCTCAAAATGTCCCCTCAAGGGGGGGCCCCTCAACAACAACATTCTTAAAACGCCCATGTAGACAGGCACCTGACTGGTCCCAGCTTTCACTCCCTCTGATGTGCCAACAAAAAGGTACCCGAGATCCCATTTCTAAAGTAAAGAAATCACACAGTACATGAGGCCAGACTtcctaaaaaaaaataagaataataatCTAGCAGCATTCAAACCTACTTTCTGAACATGCATGTTGTACACAACTTCCTAGATCTCTGAACTTTGCCTTAAGGTGAAGGTCGGGGAGTACATTATGTTTTTGTATATaaaaatagaacatttgtggCACACATTCAATATTCCTGGATAAACATGTCCTATTGGACATTACTGTGTATAGGCTAGACCCTCTAGAACAATTTTAACCCAAGGTCTGCAAAAAGTTTTAGCATAGGTCTAGAAAGATGTGTAAGGGACACAGCAATGCCAAAAACATAATACTAAACAGTGGTTGCTTAAAATAAACTGCCACACCTTGAAGACAAGCTATGGGCTTGTGTGTGTAAACAGTTTATCCCATGGGTCTCTGGGAGTGTGTCTAAAAATATATAACTAGTTTGTTAATGCCTGCACTGATTGTTGGCATGCTGAAAAGCTTCAGGAACACATGTGATCTTCTTTTCTAAGAAATATGAAATGACTGCCTGATGATCTTTCTTCTGCTTTCCTGAATTTTTCAATACCTGTCTGGTACATTTAAATCCCTGGAAAGCATATTTAATTCAGATTTAAATTTGGCATTACCTGATTTGACATCTTTGTGTTATATTTGTGTTATAAGGCCAGATTCAAAAGCATCATGAAATAATTTTGAGAGATTTGTTTCCGATTCGCCTAGGGTcctaaaatacaaaacaaaatagtGTGATGGTCAATGATATCCCTATTTTAAAACAAATATGTTAATATTGGAGTAAATATAGTACTGAAATGCATGTATTCAGTGGAATGCACTGTACTTCGACATTGTGAAGGTCTGCCACATCTCTCCTTTGAAAGTGAACTGAGTCATTGGATTATTATGATGTTTTCTTTATGCAGTTTGGCTCATTGAACAGGTCAGAATCTATGTTTAAAGGTGTTGAGTGGTATGGAGGTTTTTTGCAATACGCTGTAGATGtatgtgttccagagtagagaccCACAATAGCTACTGAGTTACCTGAATGTCTTGTATTTATATGGTATTGGCTTTTCATTCTTAGTAGATCTAGTTTCTCAATGTTCATCTCAAAGTGCACCGGGTTGATAgctgttaatttttattttttatttttttcaaatccTAGCAAAGCCCCTGTACGTCTGCTGTTTAGTAAGACGTGGTTGGGCAGGGGGGAAAGTATATGTCACTTTGGTGGTGACATGTTGTAGATAagcaacaaacacacaaacaggtaTTACAATATACAGTGTATCAATCTTGTTAAACCTCCATCTACTACTGTACAGTTGGATGGTCCATGAATAAGACCACACTTTTAGTTCAGTgcactctgtttgtgtgtgtgtagtgagagGTCGCGGTCTCTATATCTGCTGGAATGCTGGTCACCGATATGCCTGCTTATGCTGCAGGACCAGTGTGGGGCCATATAAGAACTAGCGTTGGTAGGACAGCAAGAATGCAGCTCTTAGCGTTCAGGAATTGTGTCATAATTGCTAATATTTGCCAGGTTGCAGTTGTTTCCGCCAGTCATTTTGTGAGGTTTTGTCAAAGCCCCTTCTAACGAGTCATGCGCGAAAACAAATTCAACGTGCCCACTGGCTATATAAACCGGTGGGTGCAAAGTCAAACAGCCCGCCCGCTGGTTTCGCGGTGACCACATGGTCCTAAGGAACACAggtgctttttgttgttgttttttaacagCCTGCAATTTTCTTTCAGAGATGGCTTTCTTTTTTACAGCCTGCTATTCGACCATCAAAAGGTTCAGGGCTGGACCAAAAACATTGACAGTGAGTGAATCCTGCCTGGTAAAAACATTGGATTATTTTTATGATCTAGTGTAACATATGTggatgtgtgaaacttactcctcGGCCTGCACTTGCGAATATCTAGCGTTTCGCGTGGCGCTGACTGGTAAAACACTTCAGGAGGGCAGTcacgtgtgctagcaaggcagaggtcccGAGTTTACGTCAGGTGTGGGCTGAAACGGGATGAAGTGGTACTCGCTAAGTAAGCAGCGTGACGTCCTTTACACTAGCTCCATGTTGATTTACAACGTGTTGAACCCAATGCCGTGGACCTCTCAAATCATACAAGTCAACATGATGAGCTGAACAATCCGCTCTAATGCTGACGTTTTTCTGTGTGAAAATTTTGGGAAGTACACTTTGGAAAGAATAATGCTGAATCATTAATTTTTATTCTCTTGGAGGCAAAGGacacacagtgtgacatcactttACTGTATATGAGTAGCACATTACTGAATGTGCAAGCATTTGCAAGCATTTAAACAACCGGATGTGAAGTTTTGGACATACTGGACTGCAATGTATTTCAATAATCTTTTGTTTGGTTGTAATATTAAACAGATATTAAAATGAATTACATTTATACTTGAACAGCAGGTAACCTTTTTAACCCAGCACCTGAGGAGTAATTATATGCTCATGCCACTATGAGATACCAATACTATACATGGCCACCATGAATCAGGCCCTACCTGTCAAAGACATAGCAGAATGAATGTATTTTTTAACTAAAAAGAACCACAGTCTCAAATTGTTAAAGATATGCATTGATACAGGAACCATATAGGTATCATTTGTGCATTCAATTTGGCTTTATTACTGAGAAATAATGGAAGTGTGCATGCCACAGAGATTTTGCCATTATGACCCAAATCTCCATGTATTGGGCCCTACCTGTCGAAGACCACTGCAGCGAAGCTGGGCTCAGCGAACACTACCTCCCCAGGACAAAGGTCTTTGGTGGTCCTAAGACCCCTGCCCTTCTCCCCAGCATCAAACACCTCTACGTTGTCCATATCCAGAGTCATTACCAAGTGGACAAGACTGGAACACCTCACAGATAGAGgttaaaaagagagggagaaggagtagTGCTGTCTGGAGTGCGCTTCTAAAACGTTCAGCACCTGCCCTTCTCCTCAGCCCGACCCCACCCTCCAAATATAGACTGGCCTTCCTGGGACTGtaccatctgtgtgtgtgggggggctgtGGGAGTCTAGGGCCTTGAGAGTGGAAGTCCTGGGAAAGCTTACTCCATAGGGGGAAGAGTTGTACAGGTCTGCCTGGATGTCCTCCCCTTCTTTGGGGTTGGTTGAGGCCAGGCCCAGGGGTATTTTTGTCTGGCAgctgtgtctgtatgtctctgtctggggAGGTAGGAGGCAACTGACTTGGAAGAGGCCTGATCAAACACTTCTCTCTGTTGCTTTTGTTCTCACTCTAGCTACTGTATCGGTCAGTACCACAGTCTGCAGTTTGCTCTTCTCTGCTTTCTGTGTCTGGCTGTTCACACTTTCCTCTCATCCAGTGTCCCTTTCTCCCTTTTGTCAAAAATATATACATCTCAAGGACAGCAAGACTGTCATATATGAAGAATGGTCAAGTGCAATTAAATACATTGTTCTGTAATTTGTAGTTATATATGATAGCCCTATTTAATCCCAAACAATAAAACCTCATTGAAAGTCATGATTTATTGAATGCTGTAATATCCTGTCTCAACAAACCAGGACTTGACAATGACATACATTTTGAATATATGCTGCATGGGTCATATTTTCCCTTTCACTTCACAGGGTGATTAATACCCTGAAAGAACACCACCCAAAAGAAGCAAGGATGCTTCTGGGATTACACAGCCTTGTGAAGACAGACTGTTTACAGTGGGGGAGCGGTGAGGGGGAAGAGAAGTTAGAAAatcagatgggggaggagaggaggataggattTGTTTGCCTGTCACATGTAGCTCCTGGCAAATGTTCTTTGGAAGGTGAAGATGGGAGAGACTTAAGACAGTGGCTCTGAGCATTTACCCTATTTGTCCTGTTGTACTCAAAGGTCTGACTGGTCTGGTGCTGCAGAAATGAAACACTGATCAGCTGAGTAGGAAACTATGCAACACCATCTGTGAATCTAAGATCATACCACAAAGCATTTGACTTCATAACAGCAGAATAACTATGAATACTGTAATGTAAGCAGTCAAACGAGTAAAATATTAgtttccaaataaaaataaactgcaggaattttgttattttatatgattttcacttcgcggctgagccattgttgctcttgGATGTttgcacttcacaataacagtacttacagttgactggggaagCTCTGGCAGGGCCaaaattttacgaactgacttgttggttccacattgaaagtcactgagttcttcagtatggggcattctactgccattgtatgtaaatggagattgcatggctgtgtgctcaattttatacacctgtcagcaacagatatagccaaatccactaatttgaaggggtgtccacatacactacatgtccAAAAGTATCTGTATTCCTGACAGAGAGAGTGGGTTACATTAATGGGTGTTTGTGATTCAATACATAAAAGGCCTTTAAAATGTTCCCAAAGTGGGCCTCccggtggcgcagtggtctaaggcactgcatcgcagtgctagatgTGCCACCagaggctctgtcgcagccggacgtgactgggaggtccatggggcgacgtaCAATTGGCCTAGGGTTGCCTGGGttaggccggtagggatatccttgtctttcagcgcactagcaactcctgtggctgaccaggtcgctaggtgtacggtgtttcctctgacacattggtgcggctagctcccaggttggatgcgcgctgtgttaagaagcagtgcggcttggtttggttgtgtttcagaggacgcatggctctcgaccttcgtctctccagagcccatatgggagttgtagcgatgagacaaggcagtaactactaataattggataccacgaaattggggagaaaaagggggtaaaaaaaagtcTCAAGTATTTTAAGCCAATACACAAATCAACCCATACAGTTACATGAGAATACAACAATTATAAGCAATTTACAGTACACAAACTATTTAATGAAAATGTCAACAGCGCATTTACAGTTCCCAACCACACTGAACACTAAAAAGTCCACTCCAGCGTAAAGCACAGGAGAGAGCGAGCGTCAGACAGAATGGTCTTGGCTGTTAACTTCCGTCTCAGTTGCACgcatctgcctgtctgtccaaTACACCGTTGGTTTGTCTGTCGTGCCAACCGagagctctcacacacactcaagaAACATTTACTTCCTCCTTGATAGCTGGTGCGCTCTTAAGACCTCTTAAGGATCGGCCCCCTTTTTCCAATGtacgcctaaaatgacatactcaaatcgaactgcctgtagcaaagatatgcattttcttggtaccatttgaaaggaaacacgttgaagtttgtggaaatatgaaaggaatgtaggagaataacacattagatctggtagaagatggtacaaaaaatacattttgttttctttgtattatctttgaaatgcaagagaaaggccataatgtattatccCATTCCagatgcaatttagattttggccactagatggcagcggtgtatgcaacgttttagactgatccaatgaaccattgcatttttggggaaaaaatggtttcaagactgcccaaatgtgcctaatttgtttattaataacgtttcatgttcaaaactgcactctcctcaaacaatagtatggtattatttcactgtaatagttactgtaaactggacagtgcagttagattaacaataatttaagctttctgccaatatcagatatgtctatgtcctgggaaatgtttttgttacatacaacctcatgctaatcgcattagtcAACATTAGCGCAACTGTCCCACAGGGAACACACCAATCATGAAGAAGTTAGTGGTAGCGCACAGTGAAGGCTCTGTGCAGGATTTCACCACAACACTGAAACATATGGAATACCTCCATGAAATGCCACAAGTATAGCACAACAACTCTTAAAAAGCAAAGGCATTAATAAAAGTACAGACAGAAAGATAGGAGAAAATAATTGCTCTATACTGTTTAACAGCAGTAAATTTGGTCTCAATATATAGGAATGATTTTGAATGGTACATCTATACTACGAAAACAGATCTACATATAAGCAGAGGTAATGCAAGAAGGCACCATTCAAGTATACACGTATGATCATATAAGGAACACGAAATAATCAACGTTAAATCACCAATAAGTTGCAGCCTTCACTTGATTTCATTGGTTTTGTTAGGCTGTGACCATTTGTACAAACACGAGCATATCAGCACCACTAACAACTAGGAAATGGCAGATCAAAAGATGCACAGTTTAGAGTTCAGTAAACTTTGTTTGAGATAAAGAACTTTAATATATGCTATTTTGGTACCAAAAGTGCCAAGGCAAATTAGAACAGTACTGTCATGAGATGGAATGTTAGGCCCTAACATGGACTCGGGATAGTTTGCCAAACTCAGTAACTACAGTAGGCCTATGGCATTGGATGACAGAAACCTCTTCAACCTTccttctctccatgtctcctgattCGGTAAAAGGTTCACTCAATCCTTACCACctttgaaaacaggtttagaatcaGATCTTATTAACCCAAAACCATCTTTGAAGCGAACTAACTAATCTGTACCAGTTGTTCTGGCTATAAAATTGTACCTACACCAGAAATATTCATCTCCAGTCTGAGCCACACTGTGTCTTCtagttcccccctctctccctacagaTCATAGAAATCAAGGTGTGCTCCGGAGGGGTATTCATCCTCCAGCAGCACCTTCATCAGCTTAGCACAGGAGTCTTCACAGGTAAGCAGCTGACCCTGGGAGAGCATGACTGAGAAGGACTTCCTCACACCAGGGTCTGCCGTGCAGTCCCTGGCCTCCACCTGCATGTCCGTGTCCAGGGGACctagagaaacacagagagacaggatctAAGTTGGTCACAAGTCACTGGATGGTCATGTTAGAAAGGAAACAAATTGCAATATCGTGATAATGGGCAGTCATGATGATCCATTTCAAGGGTAAATTTCAGCTGAACTGGAATTGACCCCAGGCCTGACTGTAACATAGCTAAGTTCATAGGTCAAAGACATCCATAATAAATCCATTCAGTGCTCTATTTCAAAATCAGTAGTCTTACTACCTGGGGATTAATTTAATCTCCAATGCCAGGTTGAATTAGTCTGGCTAACGCCAAACTCTCGAAGTCCTCCTGACTTCAGAGTCTGAAATGGGGCTGTTCTCGGCACAATGCATCAAATGAAGGGTGCTGTGCTTTTACTGGTTGACTATCCTGTCTTTCTCACTCAAACACCTAcaagcagccacacacagccCCAGGGCACCGCCCCCTTCCATTACAATGGTTGGATTTTCAAATTTAAAAAACTAGcggaggggaaaaaaacatttcaggGAACCAATCAAATATGTCGCACAATTTCTGAGCGCATATTGCATTAACAAACAGCCTCCTTTCCAGACCTGTGTGGTCACAGCTCACCCTGCGCTGTAAGTCACGTGGGTCGTGTCAGCCAGGCTAAGGTTGAATGGCTCTTGACAGACACATGAACGATGACCAAGTcaatttcaaataaataaatatataaatatataaataataaaggTCAGTTCAGGAGTGTGTACCTGAggtgtattgttttatttatcaGGGGTTAAAAGCCTAAAGCTACCTGGGGAATAGTTGAGTACACGAAGGTCTGGCTCCTCCTCTGCCAGCACACGGAACATCATGTCTCTGGCTGCCTTGCCTGTGCAGTACAGCACCCAGGAGGGGAGGGGCTGCAGGGCACACAACGAGCTCACGTTGACTACACTGCGCCGCAGCCCCTGTCGTCGTGGGAACACCTGCAGCAGGCCGGCTGTCAGGCTGAGGGCGGAGCTTACGTTGAGTGACAGGTAGGAGTCCACCTCCGCCATGTTGGTGAAACTCTGGGCATAGCGCGACACGTCTCCCAGAGAGGCTGGAGGGGGAGGGGAACGGGAAAATGTCAGATTATACAACTGTTGAATTATATCACTTAATTGCAGTGTGTGGACTAGGCCTACTAGGCTGTATAGTCCGACTTTGTAATTTTGGGAGATTTGATGAGCACAatcaaatacaattagatttgattcaTAAATAAGTAACTAAAGATGAAAAAATTAATGAGACCTAATTTGAAAATCTGTAAactgaacactttttttttggttgGATAATTGTCATAGTAGACGTATGGCAGTCAAGCAAGCAGGAAGGCAGTAAACGGTTACAGGTGGATGAATAATTTACCAGCATTGTTTATCAGTATGAGATGTTCAATATCCTCGGAGGAAATCTCTTTCGCCGCCCTGATGACACTTTCCACCCCTTCTTTCATTCCCAGGTCTACGACAACACAACGAGTTACCAACCCTGCCCTGCCCGCATCCGATGAAGCCAAATTTTCCTGGAGTTCCCGCAATTTCTCATCGGAGCGAGCGGCCAAAACAAGCACCGACCTCGGTTTAAGTAACAGGGAAATCTCTTTCGCTATGGTTCGGCCAAATCCTTTGGACGCCCCGGTGATGATGCACAGCGCTCTCCCTAGGTCCTTCGCGTCTGGTATAATTACGTTGGAGATACCATTGGCCTGCATTTTGGTGAAATGGGAGCGGAAATGTACAGCTTCTACTTATAAAGGCTGGGAGAGTTTTGTAAAGAACCGTTTTAAAATAATTGTTCAAATCGATTAGATTGAGGAACGGATATGGATGCCAAAAATAAACATGACGAATGAGCACTCCTTTTATCCCGCCCACTTTATGATGTTCAAGCGAATTCGCGACTTAGTTTGTACAATGAATAAGCAAATGTTTTATTAAATGCCTAGATGTGGGCTGTGCTGGCCAAAATGTGTTCTTATCAATGATGTATCTTATTGTAGCGATATCCGCGGTTATAAACTGGGGTCGCTACATTATTTAAGCAAATGAAAAATTAAAATATAAGATAAGACAaccgaggtaaagacagtttcTGAGCCATagactccaaataagtgtcatAATGTTGGAAAAATTGCCCACAACATTGCACAGGTCTTATTTTCACGATTTGGACATTAATTCGCGTTTCAAagctaataaacatgtggaaatgtgAGCAGCATTTTGTAGTCCTAGTTGAATTCGTTAGGGAATGTAAACAAAGTACAAACTTTTTTTACATTCAAATT encodes the following:
- the LOC110509835 gene encoding sepiapterin reductase, with translation MQANGISNVIIPDAKDLGRALCIITGASKGFGRTIAKEISLLLKPRSVLVLAARSDEKLRELQENLASSDAGRAGLVTRCVVVDLGMKEGVESVIRAAKEISSEDIEHLILINNAASLGDVSRYAQSFTNMAEVDSYLSLNVSSALSLTAGLLQVFPRRQGLRRSVVNVSSLCALQPLPSWVLYCTGKAARDMMFRVLAEEEPDLRVLNYSPGPLDTDMQVEARDCTADPGVRKSFSVMLSQGQLLTCEDSCAKLMKVLLEDEYPSGAHLDFYDL